The following proteins come from a genomic window of Burkholderia stabilis:
- the hflK gene encoding FtsH protease activity modulator HflK, with protein MNEYNERSTWRRMRALLSINDPRWGRGDGNGKDGSRPRANESKRPQGGDGDGPPDLDEMWRNFNRRLSGLFGGKGGNGFRPDNGRAARVGVGIVIGVLVAVYAGSGLFVVQEGQTGVVLQFGKLSGTVGQGVHWRAPYPFASHEIVDTSQVRSIEIGRNNVVRLANVKESAMLTRDADIVDVRFIVQYRIRSATDYLFRSVDPERSVSQAAQAAVRAIVGTRSAADVLNQDRDALREQLSAAIQRDLDRYQSGLEVTAVTMQSVAAPEQTQAAYGEVAKARDECEAAKRAAQAYAGDLLPKAQGDAAKLVDEAKAYADRVVTEAEGDADRFKQVYAQYSKAPAVIRERMYLETMQEIYSNATKVFVGNKGGNSVVYLPLDKLVEQGRQNAAASTGASAPDAASAPAAVAPAAAAPASAAPAVAASGGDVLRSREAFRSRSREDDLK; from the coding sequence GTGAACGAATACAACGAGCGGAGTACCTGGCGACGGATGCGCGCCTTGCTGTCGATCAACGATCCCCGCTGGGGACGCGGTGACGGCAATGGCAAAGACGGATCCCGTCCCCGTGCGAACGAATCGAAGCGTCCGCAAGGCGGCGACGGCGATGGTCCGCCCGATCTCGACGAGATGTGGCGCAACTTCAACCGCCGTCTGAGCGGCCTTTTCGGCGGCAAGGGCGGCAATGGCTTCCGTCCCGACAACGGCCGCGCCGCGCGAGTCGGCGTCGGCATCGTGATCGGCGTGCTGGTCGCGGTCTATGCGGGTAGCGGGCTGTTCGTCGTGCAGGAAGGCCAGACGGGCGTCGTGCTGCAGTTCGGCAAGCTGTCGGGCACGGTCGGTCAAGGCGTGCACTGGCGCGCGCCGTACCCGTTCGCGTCGCACGAGATCGTCGATACGTCGCAGGTCCGCTCGATCGAGATCGGCCGCAACAACGTCGTGCGTCTCGCGAACGTGAAGGAATCGGCGATGCTGACGCGTGATGCCGACATCGTCGACGTGCGTTTCATCGTCCAGTACCGGATTCGTTCCGCGACCGATTACCTGTTCCGCAGCGTCGATCCCGAGCGCAGCGTGTCGCAGGCCGCGCAGGCCGCGGTGCGTGCGATCGTCGGCACGCGCAGCGCGGCCGACGTGCTTAACCAGGACCGCGACGCGCTGCGCGAGCAGCTTTCCGCCGCGATCCAGCGTGATCTCGACCGCTACCAGTCGGGGCTCGAGGTGACGGCCGTCACGATGCAGAGCGTTGCGGCGCCGGAGCAGACGCAGGCCGCCTACGGTGAAGTCGCGAAAGCGCGCGACGAGTGCGAAGCTGCGAAGCGCGCCGCGCAGGCGTATGCCGGCGACCTGCTGCCGAAGGCGCAGGGCGATGCCGCGAAGCTCGTCGACGAAGCGAAGGCCTATGCCGATCGCGTGGTCACGGAAGCCGAAGGCGATGCCGACCGCTTCAAGCAGGTCTACGCGCAGTACTCGAAGGCGCCCGCGGTAATCCGCGAGCGGATGTACCTCGAGACGATGCAGGAAATCTATTCGAACGCGACGAAGGTGTTCGTCGGCAACAAGGGCGGCAACAGCGTCGTCTATCTGCCGCTCGACAAGCTCGTCGAGCAGGGGCGGCAAAACGCCGCGGCGTCCACCGGCGCATCGGCGCCCGATGCGGCATCGGCACCGGCGGCCGTCGCTCCGGCGGCGGCAGCGCCTGCGAGCGCGGCACCGGCCGTCGCGGCGTCGGGCGGTGACGTGCTGCGATCGCGAGAAGCGTTCCGCAGCCGGTCGCGCGAAGACGATCTGAAGTAA
- the hflC gene encoding protease modulator HflC has product MNRIIALVVAIVIVAFAASSTVLTVDPRHAAVLSGRDGAQPELAGPGIHFKLPPPLQTATLVDTRLQSLESSDPLQLATEDKHDLLVAYAVKYRISDPMKYFTATGGDPAAAADRLAGALKSALGDAFGKRALDDALGGQRAIADAARDAVKDKASGFGVDVVDVQLTRVDLPAAQTDAVYQRMIGALRDQAAKVRAEGAADVEQIKADAEREQQAVLANAYKSAQTIKGEGDAKAATIAADAFGRDPQFYQFYASLQAYRHTFKRNDIIVVDPDSEFFRFMRSPTGGAAPAAPAPRKH; this is encoded by the coding sequence ATGAACCGAATCATTGCGCTCGTCGTCGCAATCGTGATCGTTGCCTTCGCGGCGTCCTCGACGGTCCTCACCGTCGATCCGCGCCACGCGGCCGTGCTGTCGGGTCGCGACGGCGCGCAGCCCGAACTCGCGGGCCCCGGCATCCATTTCAAACTGCCGCCGCCGCTGCAGACGGCCACGCTGGTCGACACGCGCCTGCAATCGCTCGAGTCGTCCGATCCGCTGCAACTGGCAACGGAAGACAAGCATGACCTGCTCGTCGCGTATGCGGTGAAGTACCGGATCAGCGATCCGATGAAATACTTCACGGCGACGGGTGGCGACCCGGCCGCTGCTGCCGATCGCCTGGCCGGTGCGCTGAAGAGCGCACTCGGGGACGCATTCGGCAAGCGCGCGCTCGACGATGCCCTCGGCGGCCAGCGTGCGATCGCCGATGCGGCGCGCGACGCCGTGAAGGATAAGGCGTCCGGTTTCGGCGTCGACGTGGTCGATGTCCAGCTCACGCGCGTCGATTTGCCGGCTGCGCAGACGGACGCCGTCTATCAACGGATGATCGGTGCACTGCGCGATCAGGCGGCGAAGGTGCGTGCGGAAGGCGCGGCCGACGTCGAGCAGATCAAGGCGGACGCCGAACGCGAACAGCAGGCCGTGCTCGCTAACGCGTACAAGTCCGCGCAGACGATCAAGGGCGAGGGCGATGCGAAGGCTGCGACGATTGCCGCCGACGCATTCGGCCGCGATCCGCAGTTCTATCAGTTCTACGCGAGCCTGCAGGCTTACCGGCACACGTTCAAGCGCAACGACATCATCGTCGTCGATCCCGACAGCGAGTTCTTCCGCTTCATGCGCAGCCCGACGGGCGGTGCCGCACCGGCGGCGCCTGCTCCCCGCAAACATTGA
- a CDS encoding DUF2065 domain-containing protein codes for MDLAGSLLLAVALMLIIEGAFPFVFPVAWRDTFRRIAERPPHHIRIGGLIVMALGLVLLLLAT; via the coding sequence ATGGATCTGGCTGGCTCGTTGTTGCTCGCAGTAGCGCTGATGCTGATTATCGAGGGGGCGTTCCCCTTCGTGTTTCCCGTCGCCTGGCGCGACACGTTTCGTAGAATAGCCGAGCGGCCGCCGCATCATATCCGGATCGGCGGGCTGATCGTGATGGCGCTCGGGCTCGTGCTGCTGCTGCTCGCCACCTGA
- a CDS encoding ATP phosphoribosyltransferase regulatory subunit produces MSTWLLPENIADVLPSEARKIEELRRRLLDRFRSYGYEMVMPPLLEYLESLLTSGGADLRLRTFKLVDQLSGRTLGLRADITPQVARIDAHLLNRQGVTRLCYAGHVMHTRPRGLHATREQIQIGAEIYGHAGLEADLEIQQLMLDALHLAGLSSIRLDLGHAGVLAALLARDAQAAERGESLYDALSGKDVPLLNELTDDLGADTRAALRALPNLYGDASVLAEARARLPVLPEITRALDDLAQLAAQAKGAEVAIDLADLRGYAYHSGAMFSAYIDGVPNAIARGGRYDHVGQAYGRARPATGFSLDLRELARISPVEARGTAILAPWAQDDALRAAVAALRDAGEVVIQALPGHDHVLDEFACDRSLVERNGAWVVEPR; encoded by the coding sequence ATGTCGACCTGGTTACTTCCCGAGAATATCGCCGACGTACTGCCGTCGGAAGCGCGCAAGATCGAGGAGCTGCGCCGCAGGCTGCTCGACCGCTTCCGCTCGTACGGCTACGAGATGGTGATGCCGCCGCTGCTCGAGTATCTCGAGTCGCTGCTGACGAGCGGCGGCGCCGATCTGCGCCTGCGCACCTTCAAGCTGGTCGATCAGCTGTCGGGTCGCACGCTCGGCCTGCGCGCCGACATCACGCCGCAGGTCGCGCGTATCGACGCACACCTGCTGAACCGTCAGGGCGTGACACGCCTCTGCTATGCGGGCCACGTGATGCATACGCGTCCGCGCGGCCTGCACGCGACGCGCGAACAGATCCAGATCGGCGCCGAAATCTACGGGCATGCGGGGCTGGAAGCCGATCTCGAGATCCAGCAACTGATGCTCGACGCGCTGCATCTCGCCGGCCTGTCGAGCATCCGTCTCGACCTGGGCCATGCGGGCGTGCTCGCGGCGCTGCTGGCACGCGACGCGCAGGCTGCCGAGCGCGGCGAGTCGCTGTACGACGCGCTGTCGGGCAAGGACGTGCCGCTGTTGAACGAGCTGACTGACGATCTGGGTGCCGATACGCGCGCCGCGCTGCGCGCGCTGCCGAACCTTTACGGTGATGCGAGCGTGCTTGCCGAGGCGCGCGCCCGGTTGCCGGTTCTGCCCGAAATCACGCGGGCGCTCGACGATCTGGCACAGCTCGCCGCGCAGGCGAAGGGGGCCGAGGTGGCGATCGACCTCGCCGACCTGCGCGGTTACGCGTATCACAGCGGCGCGATGTTCAGTGCCTACATCGACGGCGTGCCGAACGCGATCGCGCGCGGCGGCCGCTACGACCACGTCGGCCAGGCGTATGGCCGCGCCAGACCGGCAACGGGTTTCTCGCTCGACCTGCGCGAGCTTGCGCGGATTTCGCCGGTCGAGGCGCGCGGCACCGCGATTCTCGCACCGTGGGCGCAGGACGATGCGCTGCGTGCTGCGGTCGCGGCGCTGCGCGATGCGGGCGAGGTCGTGATCCAGGCGCTGCCGGGCCACGACCACGTGCTCGACGAGTTCGCATGCGACCGTTCGCTCGTCGAGCGCAACGGCGCATGGGTGGTCGAACCCCGATAA
- a CDS encoding adenylosuccinate synthase: MSASAVNVTPGRNVVVVGTQWGDEGKGKIVDWLTDHAQGVVRFQGGHNAGHTLIIGGKKTILRLIPSGIMREGVACYIGNGVVLSPEALFKEIGELEEAGVNVRDRLFISEATTLILPYHIAIDQAREARKGAGKIGTTGRGIGPAYEDKVGRRALRVQDLFDAKTFADRLRENLDFHNFVLTQYLGGAAVDFQATLDTMLGYADRLKPMVADVSRRLYDANNAGQNLLFEGAQGTLLDIDHGTYPFVTSSNCVAGAASAGAGVGPQKLNYILGITKAYCTRVGSGPFPSELYDADNPQRQDQVGVTLANVGKEFGSVTGRPRRTGWLDAAALRRSIQINGVSGLCMTKLDVLDGLDEVKLCVGYKIDGKDADILPRGAADVARCEPVYETFPGWKESTVGIKTWEALPANAQAYLSRVQEVAGVPVDMVSTGPDRDETILLRHPFKV, encoded by the coding sequence ATGTCTGCCAGCGCAGTGAACGTGACTCCCGGGCGCAATGTCGTCGTCGTGGGAACTCAATGGGGTGATGAAGGCAAGGGCAAGATCGTCGACTGGCTGACGGACCACGCTCAGGGCGTCGTGCGTTTCCAGGGCGGCCACAACGCCGGCCACACCCTCATCATCGGCGGCAAGAAAACGATCTTGCGCCTCATTCCGTCGGGCATCATGCGTGAAGGCGTCGCCTGCTACATCGGCAACGGCGTCGTCCTGTCCCCCGAAGCACTGTTCAAGGAAATCGGCGAGCTCGAAGAGGCCGGCGTGAACGTGCGCGACCGTCTGTTCATTTCCGAAGCCACGACGCTGATCCTGCCGTATCACATCGCGATCGACCAGGCGCGCGAAGCGCGCAAGGGCGCGGGCAAGATCGGCACGACGGGCCGCGGCATCGGCCCCGCGTACGAAGACAAGGTCGGCCGCCGCGCGCTGCGCGTGCAGGACCTGTTCGACGCGAAGACCTTCGCCGACCGCCTGCGCGAAAACCTCGATTTCCACAACTTCGTGCTGACCCAGTACCTGGGTGGCGCGGCCGTCGATTTCCAGGCCACGCTCGACACGATGCTCGGCTATGCCGACCGCCTGAAGCCGATGGTGGCCGACGTGTCGCGCCGCCTGTACGACGCGAACAACGCGGGCCAGAACCTGCTGTTCGAAGGCGCGCAGGGCACGCTGCTCGACATCGACCACGGCACCTATCCGTTCGTCACGTCGAGCAACTGCGTCGCGGGTGCGGCATCGGCCGGCGCGGGCGTCGGTCCGCAGAAGCTGAACTACATTCTCGGCATCACGAAGGCCTATTGCACGCGCGTCGGCTCGGGCCCGTTCCCGAGCGAGCTGTACGATGCGGATAACCCGCAGCGTCAGGACCAGGTCGGCGTCACGCTCGCGAACGTCGGCAAGGAATTCGGTTCGGTCACCGGCCGTCCGCGCCGCACCGGCTGGCTCGACGCCGCCGCGCTGCGCCGCTCGATCCAGATCAACGGCGTGTCGGGCCTGTGCATGACGAAGCTCGACGTGCTCGACGGCCTCGACGAAGTCAAGCTGTGCGTCGGCTACAAGATCGACGGCAAGGATGCAGACATCCTGCCGCGTGGCGCAGCCGACGTGGCGCGTTGCGAACCTGTGTACGAAACGTTCCCCGGCTGGAAGGAAAGCACGGTCGGCATCAAGACCTGGGAAGCATTGCCGGCGAACGCGCAGGCATACCTGTCCCGTGTCCAGGAAGTGGCTGGTGTGCCGGTCGACATGGTGTCGACGGGCCCGGACCGCGACGAAACGATCCTGCTCCGCCATCCGTTCAAGGTGTAA
- a CDS encoding phosphoribosyltransferase — protein sequence MTQQMTMTAADLMTDPRNDDKNLWVGWDEYHRLIELLALQVHASGWKFDQILCLARGGLRVGDQLSRIYDVPLAILATSSYREAAGTEQGDLDIAQYITMTRGNLAGNVLLVDDLVDSGVTLARVQEHLKERYPAVTAVRSAVLWYKGCSKVKPDYHTQYLPTNPWIHQPFEEWDTVRPHNLEAWIKRGRAQRDGSGS from the coding sequence ATGACGCAGCAAATGACGATGACCGCGGCAGACTTGATGACCGATCCGCGCAACGACGACAAGAACCTGTGGGTAGGCTGGGACGAGTATCACCGTCTGATCGAGCTGCTCGCGCTGCAAGTGCACGCATCGGGCTGGAAGTTCGACCAGATCCTGTGCCTCGCGCGCGGTGGGCTGCGTGTAGGCGATCAGCTGTCGCGCATCTATGACGTGCCGCTCGCGATTCTCGCGACGAGCTCGTACCGTGAAGCGGCCGGCACCGAGCAGGGTGATCTCGACATCGCGCAGTACATCACGATGACGCGCGGCAACCTGGCGGGCAACGTGCTGCTGGTCGACGACCTCGTCGATTCGGGCGTCACGCTCGCGCGCGTGCAGGAGCACCTGAAGGAGCGCTATCCGGCCGTGACGGCCGTGCGTTCGGCCGTGCTCTGGTACAAGGGTTGCTCGAAGGTCAAGCCCGACTATCACACGCAGTATCTGCCGACGAATCCGTGGATTCATCAGCCGTTCGAGGAGTGGGATACGGTTCGCCCGCACAATCTCGAGGCATGGATCAAGCGCGGTCGCGCCCAGCGCGACGGTTCGGGTTCGTAA
- a CDS encoding potassium transporter Kup produces MNDTIHATDAAHAPHSTQQHSMRALAIAAIGVVFGDIGTSPLYSLKEAFSPSHGIPLTEGSILGVISLLFWAIILVVGVKYLLFVMRADNNGEGGVLALMALSLRPLDSKTRVAGALMALGIFGACMFYGDAVITPAISVMSAVEGLEIATPHLSHLVLPITIVILIALFWIQRHGTALVGKLFGPIMVVWFVVIAALGVYHIVRVPGIIAAINPYYAASFMADHLLQAYVVLGSVVLVLTGAEALYADMGHFGAKPIRLAAYGLVMPSLVLNYFGQGALLIQNPKAIENPFFLLAPEWGLLPLVVLSTVATVIASQAVISGAYSLTSQAIQLGYVPRMKVLHTSELAIGQIYVPVVNWLLLFVILCIVVGFKSSDNLAAAYGIAVTATMVITTVLACVVMVKVWNWNRLLVGAIIAVFLAIDLGFFGANLLKVAQGGWLPLGIGALLFFLLMTWYKGRHIVKERTAADGIPLEPFLQGLLAHPPHRVSGTAIYLTGNDKLVPVSLLHNLKHNKVLHERTIFLTFVTRDIPYVRDDKRLSSRDASGGLYIVKAEYGFNETPDVKAVLEEFGRTHDMTFELMDTSFFLARETVVPTHLPGMSIWRERVFAWMHQNAAKPTDFFSIPANRVVELGTKIEI; encoded by the coding sequence ATGAACGACACGATCCACGCGACCGACGCCGCACATGCGCCGCACTCGACGCAACAACACTCGATGCGGGCGCTAGCGATAGCAGCCATCGGCGTCGTGTTCGGCGATATCGGCACCAGCCCGCTGTATTCGCTCAAGGAGGCGTTCAGCCCCTCCCACGGCATTCCGCTCACCGAAGGCTCGATTCTCGGTGTGATCTCGCTGCTGTTCTGGGCAATCATCCTGGTGGTCGGCGTCAAATACCTGCTGTTCGTGATGCGGGCGGACAACAACGGGGAAGGCGGCGTGCTCGCGCTGATGGCGCTGTCGCTGCGGCCGCTCGATTCGAAAACTCGTGTCGCTGGCGCGCTGATGGCGCTCGGGATATTCGGCGCGTGCATGTTCTACGGGGACGCGGTGATCACGCCGGCGATCTCGGTGATGTCTGCGGTCGAAGGGCTCGAAATCGCGACGCCGCATCTGTCTCACCTCGTGCTGCCGATCACGATCGTGATCCTGATCGCGCTGTTCTGGATCCAGCGTCACGGCACCGCGCTGGTCGGCAAGCTGTTCGGCCCGATCATGGTGGTGTGGTTCGTCGTGATCGCGGCGCTCGGCGTGTACCACATCGTGCGCGTGCCGGGCATCATCGCGGCAATCAACCCGTACTACGCGGCGTCGTTCATGGCCGATCACCTGCTGCAGGCCTACGTCGTGCTCGGTTCGGTCGTGCTGGTGCTGACCGGCGCGGAAGCGCTCTACGCGGACATGGGCCACTTCGGCGCGAAGCCGATCCGCCTCGCCGCATACGGGCTCGTGATGCCGTCGCTCGTGCTGAACTACTTCGGCCAGGGCGCGCTGCTGATCCAGAACCCGAAGGCGATCGAGAACCCGTTCTTCCTGCTGGCGCCCGAATGGGGGCTGCTGCCGCTCGTCGTGCTGTCGACGGTCGCGACCGTGATCGCGTCGCAGGCGGTGATCTCGGGCGCGTATTCGCTGACGTCGCAGGCGATCCAGCTCGGCTACGTGCCGCGCATGAAGGTGCTGCATACGTCCGAACTCGCGATCGGCCAGATCTACGTGCCGGTCGTGAACTGGCTGCTGCTGTTCGTGATCCTCTGTATCGTGGTCGGCTTCAAGAGCTCCGACAACCTCGCCGCCGCATACGGCATCGCGGTGACGGCAACGATGGTGATCACGACCGTGCTCGCCTGCGTCGTGATGGTGAAGGTGTGGAACTGGAACCGGCTGCTCGTCGGCGCGATCATCGCGGTGTTCCTTGCGATCGACCTCGGCTTTTTCGGTGCGAACCTGCTGAAGGTCGCGCAGGGCGGCTGGCTGCCGCTCGGCATCGGCGCGTTGTTGTTCTTCCTGCTGATGACCTGGTACAAGGGGCGCCATATCGTCAAGGAGCGTACGGCGGCCGACGGTATTCCGCTCGAGCCGTTCCTGCAGGGGCTGCTCGCGCATCCGCCGCATCGCGTGTCGGGCACCGCGATCTACCTGACCGGCAATGACAAGCTCGTGCCCGTCAGCCTGCTGCACAACCTGAAGCACAACAAGGTGCTGCACGAGCGGACCATTTTCCTGACGTTCGTCACGCGCGACATTCCCTACGTGCGCGACGACAAGCGCCTGAGCTCGCGTGATGCGAGCGGCGGGCTGTACATCGTCAAGGCCGAGTACGGCTTCAATGAGACGCCGGACGTGAAGGCCGTGCTCGAGGAATTCGGCCGCACGCACGACATGACGTTCGAGCTGATGGACACGTCGTTCTTCCTCGCGCGCGAAACGGTCGTGCCGACGCATCTGCCGGGCATGTCGATCTGGCGCGAGCGCGTATTCGCGTGGATGCACCAGAACGCCGCGAAGCCGACCGACTTCTTCTCGATTCCGGCGAACCGCGTCGTCGAGCTCGGCACGAAGATCGAGATCTGA
- a CDS encoding Tex family protein, with product MTETVALKIVQRIATELSVQPRQVAAAVQLLDEGSTVPFIARYRKEVTGNLDDTQLRQLEERLLYLRELEDRRASILSSIDEQGKLTDELRTAIEAADSKQVLEDLYLPYKPKRRTRAQIAREAGLEPLAQALLANPLLDPQAEAAAYVDADKGVADVKAALDGARDILSEQFGETAELLGKLRDYLHNQGVVSSAVVEGKENEEGEKFRDYYDYAETIKTVPSHRALALFRGRNAGVLTVKLGLGEELDAQVPHPGEAMIARHFGIANQNRPADKWLSDVCRWCWRVKVQPHIENELLTQLRETAETEAIRVFARNLNDLLLAAPAGPKAVIGLDPGLRTGVKVAVVDRTGKVLATDTIYPHEPRRDWDGSIAKLARIAAQTQAELISIGNGTASRETDKLASELIAKHPELRLQKIVVSEAGASVYSASELAAKEFPEMDVSLRGAVSIARRLQDPLAELVKIEPKAIGVGQYQHDVNQRELARSLDAVVEDCVNAVGVDANTASAPLLARVSGLNATLARNIVDYRDANGPFPSREHLRKVPRLGDKTFEQAAGFLRINGGENPLDRSSVHPEAYPVVERMLAKINKRIDDVLGSREALSGLSPTEFVDERFGLPTVRDILTELEKPGRDPRPEFKTATFREGVEKVSDLVPGMTLEGVVTNVAAFGAFVDIGVHQDGLVHVSAMSTKFIKDPHEVVKAGQVVKVKVIDVDVKRQRIALTMRLDDDAAAPGMSSRGGGQDRGNAGRGAARPQRSREPEPAGAMAAAFAKLKR from the coding sequence ATGACGGAAACCGTAGCACTCAAGATCGTACAGCGCATCGCCACCGAACTGTCCGTCCAGCCGCGCCAGGTCGCGGCGGCCGTGCAACTCCTCGACGAAGGCTCGACCGTTCCGTTCATTGCCCGGTACCGCAAGGAAGTGACCGGCAACCTGGACGACACGCAGTTGCGCCAGCTCGAGGAACGCCTCCTGTATCTGCGCGAGCTCGAGGATCGCCGTGCGTCGATCCTGTCGAGCATCGACGAACAGGGCAAGCTGACCGACGAACTGCGCACCGCGATCGAAGCGGCCGACAGCAAGCAGGTGCTCGAAGACCTTTATCTGCCGTACAAGCCGAAGCGCCGCACGCGTGCACAGATCGCCCGCGAAGCCGGCCTCGAGCCGCTCGCGCAGGCGTTGCTCGCGAACCCGCTGCTCGACCCGCAGGCCGAGGCGGCCGCGTATGTCGACGCCGACAAGGGCGTCGCCGACGTGAAGGCCGCGCTCGACGGCGCGCGCGACATCCTGTCCGAACAATTCGGCGAGACGGCCGAGCTGCTCGGCAAGCTGCGCGACTACCTGCACAATCAGGGCGTCGTGTCGTCGGCTGTCGTCGAGGGCAAGGAAAACGAGGAAGGCGAGAAATTCCGCGACTATTACGACTACGCGGAAACGATCAAGACCGTGCCGTCGCACCGCGCACTCGCGCTGTTCCGCGGCCGCAACGCGGGCGTGCTGACGGTCAAGCTCGGCCTCGGCGAAGAGCTCGACGCGCAGGTGCCGCATCCGGGTGAAGCAATGATCGCGCGCCATTTCGGCATCGCGAACCAGAACCGCCCTGCCGATAAATGGCTGTCGGACGTGTGCCGCTGGTGCTGGCGCGTGAAGGTGCAACCGCATATCGAGAACGAGCTGCTCACGCAATTGCGCGAAACGGCCGAAACCGAGGCGATCCGCGTGTTCGCGCGCAACCTGAACGACCTGCTGCTGGCCGCGCCGGCGGGCCCGAAGGCCGTGATCGGCCTCGACCCGGGCCTGCGCACGGGCGTGAAGGTCGCGGTCGTCGACCGCACCGGCAAGGTGCTCGCGACCGACACGATCTACCCGCACGAGCCGCGCCGCGACTGGGACGGCTCGATCGCGAAGCTCGCGCGCATCGCTGCGCAGACGCAGGCCGAGCTGATCAGCATCGGCAACGGCACCGCGTCGCGCGAAACCGACAAGCTCGCGAGCGAACTGATCGCGAAGCATCCTGAACTGCGCCTGCAGAAGATCGTCGTGTCGGAAGCCGGCGCGTCGGTCTACTCGGCGTCCGAGCTCGCCGCGAAGGAATTCCCTGAAATGGACGTGTCGCTGCGCGGCGCCGTGTCGATCGCGCGCCGCCTGCAGGACCCGCTCGCCGAGCTCGTGAAGATCGAGCCGAAGGCGATCGGCGTCGGCCAGTACCAGCACGACGTGAACCAGCGCGAACTCGCCCGCTCGCTCGACGCGGTCGTCGAGGATTGCGTGAACGCGGTCGGCGTCGACGCGAATACCGCGTCGGCCCCGCTGCTCGCGCGCGTGTCGGGCCTGAACGCGACGCTCGCACGCAACATCGTCGACTACCGCGATGCAAACGGCCCGTTCCCGTCGCGCGAGCACCTGCGCAAGGTGCCGCGCCTCGGCGACAAGACGTTCGAACAGGCCGCCGGCTTCCTGCGCATCAACGGCGGCGAGAATCCGCTCGACCGCTCGTCGGTGCACCCGGAAGCCTACCCGGTCGTCGAGCGGATGCTCGCGAAGATCAACAAGCGCATCGACGACGTGCTCGGCAGCCGCGAAGCGCTGTCGGGCCTGTCCCCGACGGAATTTGTCGACGAACGTTTCGGCCTGCCGACCGTGCGCGACATCCTGACCGAGCTGGAGAAGCCGGGCCGCGATCCGCGTCCGGAATTCAAGACCGCGACGTTCCGCGAAGGCGTCGAAAAGGTGTCGGATCTCGTGCCCGGCATGACGCTCGAAGGCGTCGTGACGAACGTTGCCGCATTCGGCGCGTTCGTGGATATCGGTGTCCATCAGGACGGCCTCGTCCACGTGTCCGCGATGTCGACGAAGTTCATCAAGGACCCGCACGAAGTCGTGAAGGCCGGCCAGGTCGTCAAGGTGAAGGTGATCGACGTCGACGTGAAGCGCCAGCGCATTGCGCTGACGATGCGTCTCGACGACGACGCGGCGGCGCCCGGCATGTCGTCGCGCGGCGGCGGCCAGGATCGCGGCAACGCGGGACGCGGCGCGGCACGCCCGCAGCGTTCGCGCGAGCCGGAACCGGCCGGCGCGATGGCCGCGGCATTCGCGAAGCTGAAGCGCTGA
- a CDS encoding YdcH family protein, with protein sequence MQNRHTEQQQELHNRLAALQEQHQQLAREIELKEGHSDIDDITLHRLKKEKLAAKDKIILLQSQLEPDKRA encoded by the coding sequence ATGCAAAACCGTCACACGGAACAGCAGCAGGAATTGCACAACCGTTTGGCTGCATTGCAGGAGCAGCACCAGCAACTCGCTCGGGAGATCGAGCTGAAGGAAGGGCACTCCGACATCGACGACATTACGCTGCACCGGCTGAAGAAGGAAAAGCTGGCGGCCAAGGACAAAATCATACTGCTGCAATCGCAGCTGGAACCGGATAAGCGCGCCTGA